Proteins from a genomic interval of Rhodopseudomonas julia:
- a CDS encoding peptide ABC transporter substrate-binding protein: MRRLLSRFVLGAAAVALMAASASAEVTYTRGNDADPETLDQHKTSTISEANVLRDLYEGLVVYSSSAKVVPGVAESWETSDDGLTWTFHLRDDAKWSNGEPLTAEDFVFSYQRIINPETGAKYANILYPIKNAEAANSGKVPPEEIGVKALDEHTLQFTLENQTPYFLELLTHQTSLPVYPPAVKEFGTDFVQPENMVSNGAYTLQEFTPNSRIVLVKNKNFHDADNVAIDKVIYIPFEDRSACLRRFEAGEVQSCSDIPTEQMKYVKDTLGDKVHVAPYLGTYYYAVRTDKEKLSDVRVRQALSMAIDREFIADEIWAGTMLPAYSLVPPGIGNYDEPAYADYKDMDPLDREDKAIELLEEAGYGQDNPLSIEIRYNTGENHQNTATAIADMWKNIGVKTTFVNADGATHYAYLRDKGDFDIARAGWIGDYSDPQNFLFLVESNNPGFNYANYENPEYDALMEKAEGISDLEKRAEVLKQAEAIFMRDLPFIPILYYSSLSLVSDKLQGWEDNLVNVHGTRWMSLEQ; the protein is encoded by the coding sequence ATGCGCAGATTGTTGTCCAGGTTCGTTCTGGGCGCAGCCGCGGTAGCATTGATGGCCGCGAGCGCCAGTGCCGAGGTCACTTACACGCGCGGCAACGACGCCGACCCCGAGACGCTCGATCAGCACAAAACGTCGACCATTTCGGAAGCGAATGTCCTACGTGACCTTTATGAAGGCCTCGTCGTCTATAGCTCTTCAGCCAAAGTCGTTCCCGGCGTGGCGGAGAGCTGGGAGACATCCGATGACGGTCTGACCTGGACCTTCCACCTGCGCGACGATGCCAAATGGTCGAACGGCGAACCTCTGACGGCGGAAGATTTCGTCTTCTCTTATCAGAGGATCATCAACCCGGAGACCGGCGCCAAATACGCCAACATCCTCTATCCGATCAAAAACGCCGAAGCGGCCAATTCCGGCAAGGTTCCGCCCGAAGAGATTGGCGTTAAGGCGCTCGACGAGCACACCCTCCAGTTCACCCTGGAAAACCAGACGCCCTACTTCCTCGAGCTGCTGACCCATCAGACCAGCCTGCCCGTCTATCCGCCGGCGGTGAAGGAGTTCGGCACCGATTTCGTGCAGCCGGAGAACATGGTGTCGAACGGCGCCTATACGCTTCAGGAATTCACGCCGAACTCGCGCATCGTCCTCGTCAAGAATAAGAATTTCCATGATGCCGACAACGTCGCCATCGACAAGGTGATCTACATTCCCTTCGAGGATCGCTCAGCCTGCCTGCGGCGCTTCGAGGCTGGCGAAGTGCAATCCTGCTCCGACATTCCGACCGAGCAGATGAAGTATGTGAAGGACACACTGGGCGACAAGGTCCACGTCGCGCCTTATCTCGGCACCTATTATTATGCCGTGAGGACCGACAAGGAGAAACTCTCCGATGTGCGCGTCCGCCAGGCCCTGTCGATGGCCATCGATCGCGAATTCATCGCCGACGAGATCTGGGCCGGCACCATGCTGCCTGCCTATTCGCTGGTCCCCCCGGGCATCGGCAATTACGACGAACCGGCCTATGCCGATTACAAGGACATGGATCCGCTCGACCGGGAAGACAAAGCCATCGAGCTGCTGGAAGAGGCAGGCTACGGGCAGGACAACCCGCTGAGCATCGAGATCCGCTACAACACCGGCGAAAACCACCAGAACACGGCGACGGCGATCGCCGATATGTGGAAGAATATAGGTGTGAAGACGACGTTCGTGAACGCCGATGGCGCCACCCACTACGCCTATCTGCGTGACAAGGGCGACTTCGATATCGCGCGTGCCGGCTGGATCGGCGATTATTCCGACCCACAGAACTTCTTGTTCCTGGTGGAAAGCAACAATCCGGGGTTCAATTACGCGAACTACGAAAACCCGGAATACGACGCGTTGATGGAGAAGGCCGAGGGGATCAGCGATCTCGAAAAACGCGCAGAAGTCCTGAAGCAGGCCGAGGCGATCTTCATGCGTGACCTGCCCTTTATCCCCATCCTCTATTATTCTTCCCTCAGCCTGGTTTCAGACAAGCTGCAGGGTTGGGAGGACAACCTCGTCAATGTCCACGGAACGCGGTGGATGTCCCTCGAGCAGTAA
- a CDS encoding fumarylacetoacetate hydrolase family protein, whose product MSSSEAKPHFVFPPPSPVGVPIATSVATFPVRRIFCVGRNYADHAREMGAEVDREAPFYFTKPADAVALSGATIAYPPGTQDCHYEGEFVVALGGSAFRVPPDEAMGCVFGYAAGIDLTRRDLQGAAKAKGRPWDLGKAFENSALISPITPASDFGGIGEQTLMTRVNGEVRQQARLSDMVWSVPELIAHLSRYYHLEPGDLLYTGTPAGVAAVKPGDKLSVKIEGLEELAIAIGPAE is encoded by the coding sequence ATGAGCTCATCGGAGGCAAAGCCGCACTTCGTTTTCCCGCCGCCCTCTCCGGTGGGGGTGCCGATCGCGACATCTGTGGCGACCTTCCCCGTGCGGCGGATTTTCTGCGTTGGTCGCAATTATGCGGACCATGCACGGGAAATGGGCGCCGAGGTCGACCGCGAGGCACCGTTTTATTTCACCAAGCCCGCCGATGCGGTCGCCCTGTCGGGAGCGACGATCGCCTATCCACCGGGCACGCAGGATTGCCATTACGAAGGAGAGTTCGTGGTGGCGCTCGGCGGTTCTGCCTTTCGGGTCCCGCCGGACGAGGCGATGGGTTGCGTCTTCGGCTATGCCGCCGGCATCGATTTGACGCGGCGCGACCTGCAGGGCGCGGCAAAGGCCAAAGGCCGCCCGTGGGATCTCGGCAAGGCGTTCGAGAATTCTGCCCTGATCTCGCCGATTACCCCGGCTTCTGATTTCGGTGGGATCGGCGAGCAGACGCTTATGACGCGCGTCAATGGCGAGGTGCGGCAGCAGGCGAGACTGTCGGACATGGTCTGGAGCGTGCCGGAGCTGATCGCTCATCTGTCACGCTATTATCACCTGGAGCCCGGCGATCTTCTCTATACGGGCACGCCCGCCGGTGTCGCGGCGGTGAAGCCGGGCGACAAATTGTCCGTCAAGATCGAGGGGCTCGAGGAGCTGGCTATCGCGATCGGGCCGGCGGAGTGA
- a CDS encoding NAD-dependent epimerase, which translates to MKVLVTGAAGFIGFHTASRLLARGDTVIGVDNLNDYYDVTLKEARLARLQSMPDFHFRRLDLADREGSAVLFAEERPDRVIHLAAQAGVRYGITNPHAYADANLVGFLNVLEGCRHNGVVHLAYASSSSVYGANTAMPFSVAQNVDHPLSLYAATKKANELMAHSYAHLYRLPVTGLRFFTVYGPWGRPDMSLFLFTRKILAGEPIEVFNNGHHSRDFTYIDDIVEGVVRVLDHTAAPDEKWDGTAPNPASSSAPYRLYNIGNNQPVELMDFIAAIEEALGRMAEKVFLPMQPGDVPTTYADIDALADDLGYRPKTPIKEGIARFIAWYRDFYSQA; encoded by the coding sequence ATGAAGGTTCTCGTCACCGGCGCAGCGGGCTTCATAGGCTTTCACACGGCAAGCCGCCTTCTGGCCCGCGGCGACACGGTGATCGGCGTCGACAATCTCAACGATTATTACGACGTGACACTGAAAGAGGCGCGGCTTGCCCGCCTTCAATCCATGCCCGACTTTCACTTTCGCCGCCTCGATCTCGCCGATCGCGAAGGCAGTGCCGTGCTCTTCGCCGAGGAGCGGCCGGACCGCGTCATCCATCTCGCGGCCCAGGCGGGCGTGCGTTACGGCATCACCAATCCGCACGCCTATGCCGACGCCAATCTCGTCGGTTTCCTGAACGTCCTCGAAGGCTGCCGCCACAATGGCGTCGTCCACCTCGCCTACGCCTCGTCGAGCTCAGTCTATGGCGCCAACACGGCGATGCCGTTCAGCGTCGCGCAGAACGTCGATCATCCGCTCAGCCTTTATGCGGCGACGAAAAAGGCGAATGAGCTGATGGCGCATTCCTATGCGCATCTCTACCGCCTGCCGGTGACGGGCTTGCGCTTCTTCACGGTCTACGGGCCGTGGGGCCGCCCGGATATGTCGCTCTTTCTGTTCACTCGAAAAATCCTCGCGGGCGAGCCGATCGAAGTCTTCAACAACGGCCATCATTCCCGCGATTTCACCTATATCGACGACATCGTCGAAGGCGTGGTGCGGGTGCTCGATCACACGGCCGCGCCGGACGAAAAATGGGACGGCACCGCGCCGAACCCCGCCTCTTCTTCGGCGCCCTACCGGCTCTACAACATCGGCAACAACCAGCCGGTCGAGCTCATGGATTTCATCGCCGCGATCGAAGAGGCGCTCGGCCGCATGGCGGAAAAGGTCTTCCTGCCGATGCAGCCGGGCGATGTGCCGACCACCTACGCCGATATCGACGCGCTCGCCGACGATCTCGGCTATCGGCCGAAGACGCCCATCAAGGAAGGCATCGCCCGCTTCATCGCCTGGTACCGGGATTTTTACAGCCAAGCCTGA
- the bchE gene encoding magnesium-protoporphyrin IX monomethyl ester anaerobic oxidative cyclase, translated as MRILMIHPNYHSGGAEIAGNWPPAWVAYLAGALKTAGFTDVRFIDAMTDRIEDEELRRIIREEKPDVVGATSITPSIYKAERVLQIAKEEHPNALTIIGGVHASFMYRQVLTEAPWIDAIIRGEGEAVIVNVMKALQSGDWKEARSKVLGIAYSEDDQVVATPAEPPIADVDTIKPDWSVLDWEKYIYIPLNTRVAVPNFARGCPFTCSFCSQWKFWRNYRVRDPLKVVDEIEDLVRNHGVGFFILADEEPTIHRKKFIRFCEEMVKRDLPVLWGINTRVTDVIRDEKLLPLYRKAGLIHVSLGTEAAAQLKLDLFNKETTVAQNKRAVQLLKKNGIMAEAQFIVGLDNETPETLEETYRMVIDWGAEMANWSMYTPWPFADLFQELGDKVEIFDYEKYNFVTPIVKPAAMDRATLLDRVMHNYRRFYMRKMLFHYPWIRDKTLRRYMMGCLKAFMRSGMRREFYDLGRVNYWGPQSKKKVDFGFDETRTLDRRQLADLKSAPPPRKLKKKRVPAEIAANGVNGANGANGHAEEIDEGDQYDEAVMTPAAVSACGAPKGLPEDGDDYDEAITSSNPAPAETEKPRATVH; from the coding sequence ATGCGCATTCTCATGATTCATCCGAACTACCATTCTGGTGGTGCGGAGATCGCAGGTAACTGGCCACCCGCATGGGTTGCTTATCTGGCGGGCGCTCTGAAAACGGCCGGTTTTACCGATGTCCGTTTCATTGACGCGATGACCGACCGCATCGAAGATGAGGAGCTCAGACGGATCATCCGTGAAGAGAAGCCGGATGTCGTCGGTGCCACCTCGATCACGCCGTCCATCTATAAGGCCGAGCGTGTCCTTCAGATCGCGAAGGAAGAGCATCCGAACGCGTTGACCATTATCGGCGGCGTGCATGCGAGCTTCATGTATCGCCAGGTTCTGACCGAGGCGCCATGGATCGACGCCATCATCCGAGGCGAGGGCGAAGCCGTCATCGTCAATGTGATGAAGGCGCTTCAAAGCGGCGACTGGAAAGAAGCGCGGTCGAAGGTTCTCGGCATCGCCTACAGCGAGGATGATCAGGTCGTGGCCACGCCGGCCGAGCCGCCGATTGCCGATGTCGACACGATCAAGCCGGACTGGAGCGTGCTCGACTGGGAAAAGTATATCTATATCCCGCTCAACACGCGCGTCGCTGTGCCGAATTTTGCGCGCGGCTGTCCCTTCACCTGCTCCTTCTGCTCGCAGTGGAAGTTCTGGAGAAACTACCGCGTCCGCGATCCGCTCAAAGTCGTCGACGAGATCGAGGATCTGGTTCGCAACCACGGGGTTGGCTTCTTCATCCTCGCCGACGAAGAGCCCACCATTCACCGCAAGAAGTTCATCCGCTTCTGCGAAGAGATGGTGAAGCGCGACCTGCCGGTTTTGTGGGGCATCAACACCCGTGTCACCGACGTCATTCGCGACGAAAAGCTTTTGCCGCTTTATCGCAAGGCCGGCCTCATTCACGTGTCGCTCGGCACGGAAGCCGCTGCGCAGCTGAAGCTCGATCTCTTCAATAAGGAGACGACGGTCGCTCAGAACAAGCGTGCCGTTCAGCTTCTGAAGAAGAACGGCATCATGGCTGAGGCCCAGTTCATCGTAGGTCTCGACAACGAGACGCCGGAGACGCTGGAAGAAACCTATCGCATGGTGATCGACTGGGGCGCGGAGATGGCCAACTGGTCCATGTACACGCCGTGGCCGTTTGCCGACCTCTTCCAGGAGCTCGGCGACAAGGTCGAGATCTTCGACTACGAGAAGTACAATTTCGTCACGCCGATCGTGAAGCCGGCGGCGATGGATCGGGCTACCTTGCTCGATCGTGTCATGCACAATTATCGCCGCTTCTACATGCGCAAGATGCTGTTCCATTATCCGTGGATCCGCGACAAGACCTTGCGGCGTTACATGATGGGCTGCCTCAAGGCCTTCATGCGCTCCGGCATGCGGCGTGAGTTCTATGACCTTGGTCGTGTGAACTATTGGGGTCCGCAATCGAAGAAGAAGGTCGACTTCGGTTTCGACGAGACCCGCACGCTCGATCGGCGCCAGCTTGCCGATCTGAAGAGCGCGCCGCCGCCGCGCAAGCTGAAGAAGAAGCGGGTTCCCGCAGAGATTGCCGCCAACGGTGTGAACGGGGCCAATGGCGCAAACGGTCATGCCGAGGAAATCGACGAGGGCGATCAGTACGACGAGGCGGTGATGACGCCTGCCGCCGTCAGCGCTTGCGGTGCTCCGAAGGGACTGCCGGAGGATGGAGACGATTATGATGAGGCGATCACCTCATCCAATCCCGCTCCGGCCGAGACGGAGAAGCCTCGGGCGACAGTGCATTAG
- the bchJ gene encoding bacteriochlorophyll 4-vinyl reductase — translation MAVTDEPTRVGGRERDVDVVSAADHVPSQPAARIGPNAIIRMGEALNSIVGREACQSVFAQAGLLHYLGTPPSKMVDEREVMRLHDAALAVLAPQEAEDAAFRAGELTATYLLAHRIPKPFQRVMPFLPPWLRARLFLAAIRRHAWTFVGSGTVTFVPSHPVVVSIAGGPVRGTPTDAVLLAYYSGCFQELFRSLVHRATQAVVRREGEGFQPRVVFDLRWR, via the coding sequence ATGGCCGTGACCGACGAGCCGACGCGAGTCGGGGGGCGAGAGCGGGACGTGGACGTGGTTTCGGCCGCGGATCACGTCCCGTCTCAACCGGCCGCGCGAATTGGACCAAATGCCATCATCCGCATGGGTGAGGCGTTGAACTCAATTGTGGGGCGAGAGGCCTGCCAGAGCGTGTTCGCTCAGGCGGGCCTTTTGCATTATCTCGGCACTCCGCCCAGCAAAATGGTCGATGAGCGGGAGGTGATGCGGCTCCATGATGCGGCGCTTGCCGTGCTGGCCCCGCAAGAGGCCGAGGACGCCGCCTTCAGGGCCGGCGAACTCACCGCGACCTATCTTCTGGCGCACCGAATTCCGAAGCCTTTCCAGCGCGTCATGCCGTTTCTGCCGCCCTGGCTCAGGGCGCGCCTATTCCTGGCGGCGATCCGGCGCCATGCCTGGACCTTCGTCGGCAGCGGTACCGTCACCTTCGTGCCGAGCCATCCGGTCGTGGTGTCGATTGCGGGTGGGCCGGTGCGGGGAACGCCGACCGACGCCGTGCTCCTTGCCTATTACAGCGGCTGTTTCCAGGAGCTTTTCCGCAGTCTCGTCCACCGCGCGACGCAGGCCGTCGTTCGGCGCGAGGGCGAGGGTTTCCAGCCGCGCGTCGTCTTCGATCTGCGCTGGCGTTAG